A section of the Triticum dicoccoides isolate Atlit2015 ecotype Zavitan chromosome 7A, WEW_v2.0, whole genome shotgun sequence genome encodes:
- the LOC119331460 gene encoding subtilisin-like protease SBT5.3 produces MAMETGTAAAAEPTRRLLLPLAVSFLLCALAAGTKPSSSYIVYLGAHSHRAGVSAEEASTLATESHYDLLGSVLGDREKARDAIFYSYTKSINGFAAVLEPAVAAAIAKRPGVVSVFPNRGVRMQTTRSWEFMGLEKAGVVPQWSAWEVARYGGDTIIGNLDSGVWPESLSFNDGEMGPIPDTWKGICQNEHDPKFKCNSKLIGARYFNKGYAKEAGHPPADRLNTPRDDVGHGSHTLATAGGSQVNGAAAFGYGNGTARGGSPRARVAAYRVCFNPPVNDVECFDADILAAFEAAIADGVHVITASVGGEQKDFFEDTVAIGSLHATKAGITVVCSATNNGPDFGTVSNLAPWVITVAASTTDRAFPGYLVFNRTRVEGQSLSEASLRTKSFYPLIIATDAVAPGRTVEDAQVCMLDSLDAAKVTGKIVVCCVRGGVRRMEKGEAVRRAGGVGMVLVNDEEGGSNVIADAHVLPALHINYTDGLALLAYIKSTPSPPSGFISKATTIVGARPAPVMASFSSVGPNVLNPEILKPDVTAPGVAIIAPWSGMASPSDRPWDERRVDFTIQSGTSMSCPHVAGIAGLVKTLHPDWSPAAIKSAIMTTATDLDMEQRPILNPFLQPATPFSYGSGHVFPARALDPGLVYDASYRDYLNFFCALGYDATAMGRFNETRYACPAAPVAVRDLNYPSITLPDLAGLTTVRRRVRNVGAPRSTYTAAVVREPEGVQVNVTPATLAFAAAGEEKEFQVSFVARVPFVPAPKGAGGYGFGAIVWSDGPGNHRVRTPLAIRRRKL; encoded by the exons ATGGCCATGGAGACCGGCACGGCAGCGGCCGCTGAGCCCACACGCCGGCTTCTCCTCCCACTCGCGGTCTCTTTCCTCCTCTGCGCGCTCGCCGCCGGGACGAAGCCGTCGTCGTCGTACATCGTGTACCTCGGCGCCCACTCCCATCGCGCCGGCGTCTCGGCGGAGGAGGCGTCCACGCTGGCCACCGAGTCGCACTACGACCTCCTCGGCTCCGTCCTGGGCGA CCGGGAGAAGGCGCGCGACGCCATCTTCTACTCCTACACCAAGAGCATCAACGGCTTCGCCGCCGTCCTCgagcccgccgtcgccgccgcgatcGCCA AGCGCCCCGGCGTGGTGTCGGTGTTCCCGAACCGCGGCGTGAGGATGCAGACGACGAGGTCGTGGGAGTTCATGGGGCTCGAGAAGGCCGGCGTCGTCCCGCAGTGGTCGGCGTGGGAGGTGGCCAGGTACGGCGGGGACACCATCATCGGGAACCTCGACTCCGGCGTGTGGCCCGAGTCCCTGAGCTTCAACGATGGCGAGATGGGGCCCATCCCGGACACCTGGAAGGGGATCTGCCAGAACGAGCACGACCCCAAGTTCAAATGCAAcag CAAGCTCATCGGCGCGCGCTACTTCAACAAGGGGTACGCGAAGGAGGCGGGCCACCCGCCCGCCGACAGGCTGAACACGCCGCGGGACGACGTCGGCCACGGCTCGCACACGCTGGCCACAGCGGGCGGCTCCCAGGTGAACGGCGCCGCCGCCTTCGGCTACGGCAACGGCACGGCCAGGGGCGGCTCCCCGCGCGCGCGCGTGGCGGCGTACCGCGTCTGCTTCAACCCGCCCGTGAACGACGTGGAGTGCTTCGACGCCGACATCCTGGCCGCCTTCGAGGCCGCCATCGCCGACGGGGTGCACGTCATCACGGCGTCCGTGGGCGGCGAGCAGAAGGACTTCTTCGAGGACACGGTGGCCATCGGGTCGCTCCAcgccaccaaggccggcatcaccgTCGTCTGCTCCGCCACCAACAACGGCCCGGACTTCGGCACCGTCAGCAACCTCGCGCCGTGGGTGATCACCGTCGCCGCCAGCACCACCGACAGGGCCTTCCCGGGCTACCTCGTCTTCAACCGCACCAGGGTGGAAGGGCAGAGCCTGTCGGAGGCGTCGCTCCGCACTAAAAGCTTCTACCCCCTGatcatcgccaccgacgccgtcgccCCCGGTAGGACGGTCGAGGACGC TCAGGTGTGCATGCTGGACTCCCTGGACGCGGCCAAGGTGACGGGGAAGATCGTGGTGTGCTGCGTGAGAGGAggcgtccgcaggatggagaagggcGAGGCCGTGCGGCGAGCCGGAGGCGTCGGGATGGTCCTCGTCAACGACGAGGAAGGCGGGAGCAACGTCATCGCCGACGCGCACGTTCTCCCGGCCCTGCACATCAACTACACCGACGGGCTCGCGCTCTTGGCCTACATCAAGTCCACCCC GTCTCCTCCTTCCGGTTTCATCTCCAAGGCGACGACGATCGTCGGCGCGAGGCCGGCGCCGGTCATGGCCTCCTTCTCGTCGGTGGGGCCAAACGTCCTCAACCCGGAGATCCTAAAG CCGGACGTGACCGCGCCGGGAGTGGCCATCATCGCGCCGTGGAGCGGCATGGCGTCGCCCTCGGACCGGCCCTGGGACGAGCGCCGCGTCGACTTCACCATCCAGTCCGGCACGTCCATGTCGTGCCCGCACGTCGCCGGCATCGCCGGCCTCGTCAAGACCCTCCACCCCGACTGGAGCCCCGCCGCCATCAAGTCGGCCATCATGACCACCG CGACGGACCTGGACATGGAGCAGCGGCCGATCCTGAACCCCTTCCTGCAGCCGGCGACGCCCTTCAGCTACGGCTCCGGCCACGTCTTCCCGGCGCGCGCGCTGGACCCGGGCCTCGTCTACGACGCCTCGTACCGCGACTACCTCAACTTCTTCTGCGCGCTCGGGTACGACGCGACGGCGATGGGCAGGTTCAACGAGACGCGCTACGCGTGCccggccgcccccgtcgccgtgcGGGACCTCAACTACCCGTCCATCACGCTGccggacctcgccggcctgacgacgGTGCGGCGCAGGGTCAGGAACGTGGGCGCGCCGAGGAGCACGTACACGGCCGCCGTCGTCCGGGAGCCGGAGGGGGTGCAGGTGAACGTGACGCCGGCCACGCTGGCGTTcgcggccgccggcgaggagaaggAGTTCCAGGTGAGCTTCGTGGCGAGGGTCCCCTTCGTGCCGGCGCCCAAGGGCGCCGGAGGGTACGGGTTCGGCGCCATTGTCTGGTCCGACGGGCCCGGGAACCACCGGGTGCGGACTCCTCTCGCCATCAGGAGGCGCAAGCTGTAG